The Candidatus Methanoperedens sp. genomic interval ACGGCTGCGACTATATATATCCAGATAAGTATTAACCATGTATCGGTTCCTTTCACTTTTTCTTTTTCCATAATTACAAGACCTCCATATGTTGTATAATTACAACATAATGTTGTATATTTATAACATTACTATATAAAACTTATGTTTTTGTTAGAAATATACAACTTTATTGGGAGGATTTCGCAATTTTTGGCGGAAAATAGAAGGTGTGAAAAATTGGTTGTTACCTCTTCTGCCTCCTTTTACCTGCCTGTTCTCTCACCTATATTGAACTTAGCAACTTCTACCTGCAATTCATTTGATAATCCTGCAAGTTCCTGGGCTGCATTAACAAGCTGGTCCATTGATGCGGTCTGCTCTTCTGCGGCTGCTGATGTTTCCTGTGTACCTGCTGCCGATTGTTCGCTTATGGCTGACACATCTTCAACAGATGCTGTTACTTCTTCAACGGATGCGGATTGTTGTTCTGCGGCTGCCGCAATTTCATTAATCATTGCTGCCACGTCTGCTGCTGCCCTGACTATATTATTTATCGCTGATACGGCGCCTTCCATTGTCTTTGTTCCTTCCTCAACAGTCTTTGTGCCTTTTTCCATTGCAACTACAGCCTGTTTCGTACCTTCCTGGATCTCTTTTATCAATCCGGTTATCTGGTTCGCAGCACTACGTGATTCCTCTGCCAGTTTCCTGACTTCATCCGCTACCACTGCAAAACCCCTGCCATGTTCTCCTGCTCTTGCTGCTTCTATTGCAGCGTTCAAGGCAAGGAGGTTTGTCTGGTCTGCGATATTTGTGATAACACCGATAATTTCACCTATCTTTTGTGACTTCCCATCAAGCTGCTTTATTACAGTTGCTGAATTATCTACTGTCGATCGGATTCCCGTCATGCTCTGTGCCACATCTTCCGACATCTTGCCTGCCTGCTGGGCAGTCGTGCTGGCTGTACTTGCGCTCTGGGCTGCTTTCTGTGAGTTCACCGCAACCTGCTGGATGCTTTCTGACATTTCCTTCATGGCGCGGGTAACTTCAGCCATCTTGGATGACTGCTGGCCCACACCTGTTGCAATTTCCTGTGTGGTGTTTGATATCTGGTCTGAGGAAGCTTTTATCTGCTTACTTGATGCGGAAAGTTCATGTGCCGTATTAGCTACTTTTGACGATACGTTCTGGACTTTACCTGCCAGATGCCTGAGGTTTGATGTCATTTTCCTGAAATATTCAGCCAGTTGTCCGAGTTCATCCTTTGAGGAGACATTTATTTCAGTTGTTAAATCCCCCTCTGATATCCTGTCGGCTGTATGGCTGAAATTATTCAATGGTTTCATGATTGAACGTGTCAATCCGATACACATGAGTATGGAAGAGACTATTGCGAATAAAATACACAGGATAATGGCCTGTCCAGGGTCAATATAAGCGCTTACACTCTTCCCGTATAAACCCATAAAACCCACGATCAGCATAAGAATATCAACAACAATGAAACCATAAGCGATTTTCATACCTATTTTGAACCTGTTAAGAGTCTGGTCATTGACTGAATCCATTATTTTCATTAATTCCATAATAAACCTCTAAAAATCGTTTTTAGGGAGATGCGATGTAATATTTAATTGAAAATTGATTTTTCCTGAATATAAGATATTTTGTGAAGAAAGTGTGAAATAGGAATAATAGACAATAAG includes:
- a CDS encoding HAMP domain-containing protein, whose translation is MELMKIMDSVNDQTLNRFKIGMKIAYGFIVVDILMLIVGFMGLYGKSVSAYIDPGQAIILCILFAIVSSILMCIGLTRSIMKPLNNFSHTADRISEGDLTTEINVSSKDELGQLAEYFRKMTSNLRHLAGKVQNVSSKVANTAHELSASSKQIKASSDQISNTTQEIATGVGQQSSKMAEVTRAMKEMSESIQQVAVNSQKAAQSASTASTTAQQAGKMSEDVAQSMTGIRSTVDNSATVIKQLDGKSQKIGEIIGVITNIADQTNLLALNAAIEAARAGEHGRGFAVVADEVRKLAEESRSAANQITGLIKEIQEGTKQAVVAMEKGTKTVEEGTKTMEGAVSAINNIVRAAADVAAMINEIAAAAEQQSASVEEVTASVEDVSAISEQSAAGTQETSAAAEEQTASMDQLVNAAQELAGLSNELQVEVAKFNIGERTGR